One Nitrosomonas sp. PY1 DNA window includes the following coding sequences:
- a CDS encoding OmpA family protein: protein MRVVIIGLSIFFFLLSVVALYKGLTSSSDLPLSAPVSIDKVPIAQLPPKPEIEKTVADNSVKVIESDTIVKSLPIEQSTQAVIPVIEVATTKTEQSEETKQEKTVVKASDNNDSQYSVLAVFGGRTFRSGEDQVNDAANLKIEKLISELMLFPNNLISVEGHSDSLPTGKIHRNNMELSIRRARAIANLLIERGIARDRISISGYGDTRPIESNSTEDGRAKNRRVEVKLTLREQGEN, encoded by the coding sequence ATGCGTGTTGTCATTATTGGATTATCAATTTTTTTCTTTTTATTATCTGTGGTGGCTTTGTACAAAGGACTCACATCGTCTTCAGATTTGCCTTTGTCGGCTCCAGTATCGATCGATAAAGTACCGATTGCGCAATTACCCCCTAAGCCTGAAATTGAAAAGACCGTTGCTGACAATTCAGTGAAAGTGATTGAATCTGATACGATAGTTAAAAGTCTACCGATTGAGCAGAGCACACAAGCAGTTATCCCTGTAATAGAGGTTGCTACAACTAAAACTGAGCAATCTGAAGAGACAAAACAAGAAAAAACTGTCGTAAAAGCTAGCGATAACAATGATTCGCAGTACAGTGTGCTGGCAGTCTTTGGAGGAAGGACTTTTCGTTCAGGAGAAGATCAAGTAAACGATGCAGCTAATTTGAAGATTGAGAAGTTGATCAGTGAATTGATGTTATTCCCGAATAATTTAATAAGTGTTGAAGGTCACTCAGACAGCTTACCTACAGGTAAGATTCATAGAAATAATATGGAATTATCAATCCGAAGAGCAAGAGCTATTGCAAATCTATTGATTGAGCGCGGCATCGCTCGAGATCGAATTTCCATTTCAGGTTATGGTGACACACGTCCGATTGAAAGCAATAGCACTGAGGATGGACGGGCAAAAAATCGTCGTGTTGAAGTAAAATTGACACTGAGAGAACAAGGGGAAAATTAA
- a CDS encoding Crp/Fnr family transcriptional regulator, producing MDCKNISLERAIQLLSLIKDFKDFSSVDLEAIAEVCHWQYYHKEEAIVRYHDESNSAFLIAQGAVRVNYFSLAGKEVILCDLIAGEIFGELTAIDGCPRSATVVAKEDSLLASISSSAFIGLIYTNCNFASAVLQRLTSQIRRLTERVFEAETLKVPNRIRAKLLHLAQTQAVIANNEAIISRAPTHVELACLIGTHREAVTRELNKLKSKKVISCQNHEIRILDIDRLAEMIEECDS from the coding sequence ATGGACTGCAAGAATATTAGCTTGGAGCGTGCTATACAGCTTCTTTCCTTGATTAAAGATTTCAAGGATTTTTCGTCAGTAGACTTAGAAGCTATTGCTGAGGTATGTCATTGGCAATACTATCATAAAGAAGAAGCAATTGTTCGCTATCATGATGAATCAAATAGCGCTTTTTTAATTGCTCAAGGTGCTGTTCGAGTAAATTACTTTTCTTTGGCAGGAAAGGAAGTCATTCTATGCGATCTTATTGCCGGAGAAATTTTTGGTGAATTAACAGCGATTGACGGTTGCCCTCGATCTGCTACTGTAGTGGCAAAAGAAGATTCTTTATTGGCGTCGATTTCATCGTCAGCATTCATAGGATTGATTTACACCAATTGTAATTTTGCTAGCGCCGTTTTACAGCGCTTAACATCTCAAATACGTCGACTTACTGAACGCGTTTTTGAAGCGGAAACATTAAAGGTGCCTAATCGTATCCGTGCCAAGTTATTACACCTGGCTCAAACTCAAGCAGTAATAGCGAATAACGAAGCGATCATATCTCGAGCCCCTACTCATGTTGAATTGGCTTGCCTGATTGGTACCCACCGTGAAGCAGTTACGCGAGAGTTGAATAAGTTAAAAAGTAAAAAAGTTATTTCTTGCCAGAACCATGAAATACGTATTCTGGATATAGATAGACTTGCGGAAATGATTGAGGAATGCGATTCATAA